Proteins encoded by one window of Misgurnus anguillicaudatus chromosome 4, ASM2758022v2, whole genome shotgun sequence:
- the cox11 gene encoding cytochrome c oxidase assembly protein COX11, mitochondrial: protein MLLPFFRGCSAKQYVQLALSSTRFCIECCNIRGVSTSRSQLFLRKTPQRFFNQSRGAKSHKRKQTQEDDWKKRNKTVLTYIAAAGVGMIGMSYAAVPLYRLYCQATGLGGTAVSGHNTEQVETMKPVRDRVIKVTFNADTHASMQWNFRPQQSEIFVVPGETALAFYRARNPTDKPVIGISTYNVVPFDAGQYFNKIQCFCFEEQRLNPHEEVDMPVFFYIDPEFDEDPKMARVDTITLSYTFFEAKEGQKLPLPGYS, encoded by the exons ATGCTATTACCATTCTTTCGCGGGTGCAGTGCAAAGCAGTATGTACAGCTAGCACTTTCAAGCACTCGTTTTTGCATTGAATGTTGCAACATCAGAGGAGTATCGACATCCAGAAGCCAGCTCTTTCTCAGGAAGACCCCACAGCGATTCTTCAATCAGTCTCGAGGAGCTAAAAGTCACAAGAGAAAACAAACCCAGGAAGATGACTGGAAGAAAAGGAACAAGACAGTCCTCACATACATCGCGGCCGCCGGGGTCGGAATGATTGGGATGTCCTATGCCGCTGTTCCACTCTACAGACTGTACTGTCAA GCTACAGGATTGGGTGGTACAGCGGTGTCAGGACACAACACAGAGCAAGTGGAGACTATGAAGCCAGTTAGGGACCGTGTTATAAAAGTGACTTTCAATGCAGACACACACGCCAGCATGCAATGGAACTTTCGTCCACAGCAGTCAGAAATTTTT gtCGTCCCAGGGGAAACTGCGCTGGCGTTTTATAGGGCACGAAATCCCACAGACAAACCTGTAATAGGAATTTCTACTTACAATGTTGTGCCTTTTGATGCCGGACAATACTTCAACAAGATCCAG tgtttctgttttgaagaGCAGAGGTTAAACCCGCATGAGGAGGTAGACATGCCTGTTTTCTTTTATATCGATCCAGAGTTTGATGAAGACCCCAAGATGGCACGAGTTGACACTATAACACTCTCCTATACCTTTTTTGAAGCCAAGGAGGGACAGAAGCTACCCCTTCCTGGTTACAGTTAA